The following coding sequences lie in one Drosophila sulfurigaster albostrigata strain 15112-1811.04 chromosome 2R, ASM2355843v2, whole genome shotgun sequence genomic window:
- the LOC133838070 gene encoding uncharacterized protein LOC133838070, with protein sequence MNEKSHRVVVSLTDAMHNLPRSIRESLLDCELNILDKNRLVMRMRASGGAESCYKEMQFDAVGYEDDVYVRNELSEILVQLFQHQRNCCLLRLTPRRTHNVKLMTRLLYSDVDKVLEKLPYQLVGINVEYHDLRKFDMINMLSTAHRGRLSRREMKTTREMFQWLHNEYSSVRGRGTGDDFINLEFVLCAEGVKQMHVNLAIFNIFDCNGRTDIGNFFKELPSGKLCKSTLLTDCIKESFDRNRHIYTVVLCEMPLDKESPREKHKFLRLANVAFMSNEAETSKVTAMQVKHAYSTQSLHSGSMRSSSSQLQRSSRTKYLRCRPLNLSLDDHNKLAAWYKRIDKKFAEVKVCMERHYNVKYRQKFLKICKQLKNFAWLQDKSGGDAGRLMLKHSMRDEAITSKYIETLRQFRQLEKEVERSPFACTLSTYMSTKNYALMNAAKALQVREIANLQEQRSRIKIGNP encoded by the coding sequence ATGAATGAAAAGTCCCATCGCGTAGTTGTGTCCCTAACGGATGCAATGCACAATTTACCACGCAGTATCCGAGAAAGTCTGCTTGACTGTGAGCTCAACATACTGGATAAGAATCGATTGGTAATGCGCATGAGAGCTTCAGGCGGTGCCGAAAGTTGCTATAAGGAAATGCAGTTCGATGCAGTTGGATACGAAGATGACGTTTATGTGCGCAACGAGCTTAGCGAAATCTTAGTGCAGTTGTTTCAACATCAACGCAATTGCTGCCTGTTGCGTTTGACGCCCCGTCGCACGCACAATGTGAAGCTGATGACACGTCTACTCTACTCGGATGTCGACAAGGTGCTGGAGAAGCTGCCCTACCAGCTGGTCGGCATCAATGTGGAGTATCACGATCTGCGCAAGTTCGACATGATCAACATGCTGAGCACTGCGCATCGTGGTCGTCTAAGTCGTCGGGAAATGAAAACCACTCGCGAGATGTTTCAATGGCTGCACAACGAATACAGCTCGGTGCGTGGACGAGGCACTGGGGATGACTTTATCAATCTGGAGTTTGTGCTCTGTGCCGAGGGCGTCAAACAAATGCACGTGAATCTGGCCATCTTCAACATATTCGACTGCAATGGCCGCACGGATATTGGCAACTTTTTCAAGGAGTTGCCCAGCGGCAAGCTGTGCAAGAGCACACTGCTCACGGACTGCATCAAGGAGTCGTTTGATCGCAATCGTCACATCTACACGGTGGTGTTGTGTGAGATGCCACTGGACAAGGAATCGCCTCGAGAGAAGCACAAGTTTCTGCGGCTGGCAAATGTGGCTTTTATGAGTAATGAAGCTGAGACTTCCAAAGTGACAGCTATGCAAGTGAAGCATGCGTATTCCACACAATCACTGCACAGTGGTTCGATGCGAAGCAGCAGCTCGCAATTGCAACGTTCATCGCGCACAAAGTATCTGCGTTGTCGTCCCTTGAATCTGTCGCTTGATGATCACAACAAGTTGGCTGCGTGGTATAAACGCATTGACAAGAAGTTTGCCGAAGTCAAGGTGTGCATGGAGCGGCATTATAATGTGAAGTATCGCCAAAAGTTTCTCAAGATCTGCAAGCAGCTGAAGAACTTCGCCTGGTTGCAGGACAAAAGCGGCGGCGATGCTGGACGATTGATGCTGAAGCATAGCATGCGAGATGAAGCCATCACCAGCAAATATATTGAGACGCTGCGGCAGTTTCGACAGCTGGAAAAAGAGGTGGAAAGATCTCCGTTTGCCTGCACCTTGTCCACTTATATGAGCACCAAGAACTATGCGCTGATGAATGCCGCGAAAGCGTTGCAGGTTCGAGAAATTGCCAATTTGCAAGAGCAGCGAAGTCGCATCAAAATTGGAAATCCTTAA
- the LOC133838067 gene encoding polyribonucleotide nucleotidyltransferase 1, mitochondrial, which yields MIFTRKTWKLLNNRLKCLAIARLNDQRCLQSSVHSDAPTVEVNFSNGRNMTISSGKLARFANGTAVCQMGDTAVMVTAVAKAKPTPGQNFMPLVVDYRLKNAASGRIPMNFMRRELGPSEKEILSARLIDRSLRPLFNKDYRNETQLVCNMLAMDAVHSPDVLAINAASMALSLSDIPWNGPIGAVRVGLCDGEVLINPTRRELQSSQLDLVVSATKQNLVVMLEGKGNVVLMQDLLKAIKQGTREAQFIIHEIERLQKSYGRQKRTVDAMPEPEPEIVQAVRSMCEMRLREIFQDEQHDKLSRDMAVNDVRANVIDKVWSSYPDIEPAAIGEEFNRTCRLIFRELIFERNRRCDGRDYDSLRNINCQVDMYKPLHGSALFQRGQTQVFCTVSLDSPESAMKLDTLAALESGGLKAKNFMLHYEFPPYATGEVGRIGPLGRRELGHGALAERSLLPTLPHDYPFTVRLTSEVLESNGSSSMASVCGGSLALMDAGVPVTAPAAGVAIGLVTKYENDDTKHLQDYRILTDILGIEDYMGDMDMKVAGTRKGFTAIQADLKIPGIPLKVVMESLQKATDAKSKILDIMGEAIREPRKYRKECWPVSENLSVEPHQRSQLIGPSGLHMKRIYLETGASLTPADDSNFTVFAPSQAAMDEAKELIDGYMQKQRVPDLEFGGIYSAKITELRDTGVMVILYPSMPPALLHNSQLDQRKIAHPSVLGLEVGQDIQVKYFGRDPVSGFMRLSRKVLQGPAIGITRSHNKVAAAADESSSSSS from the exons ATGATTTTCACTCGGAAAACATGGAAATTGCTAAACAATCGACTGAAATGTTTGGCTATAGCCCGCCTAAATGACCAACGTTGTCTGCAGAGCAGCGTGCACAGCGATGCGCCCACCGTGGAAGTCAATTTCAGCAATGG ACGCAACATGACCATAAGTTCAGGAAAATTGGCGCGCTTTGCCAATGGCACCGCAGTCTGCCAAATGGGCGACACCGCTGTTATGGTCACTGCGGTAGCCAAAGCGAAACCTACTCCAGGCCAGAACTTTATGCCGCTCGTGGTTGATTATCGTCTTAAGAACGCTGCCTCGGGACGCATTCCCATGAACTTTATGCGTCGGGAATTGGGACCCTCGGAGAAGGAAATTCTTTCGGCCAGACTCATAGATCGCTCGCTCCGTCCGCTGTTCAATAAGGATTACCGCAATGAGACGCAACTGGTGTGCAACATGTTGGCCATGGATGCGGTTCACTCACCCGATGTACTGGCCATCAATGCCGCCTCCATGGCGCTCTCTTTAAGTGATATTCCCTGGAATGGACCCATCGGCGCAGTGCG TGTTGGTCTCTGTGATGGAGAAGTGCTCATCAATCCCACGCGCCGTGAACTGCAATCCTCGCAACTGGACTTGGTTGTCTCGGCCACCAAACAGAATCTAGTTGTTATGCTTGAGGGCAAAGGCAACGTGGTGCTGATGCAGGATCTGCTCAAGGCCATCAAACAAGGCACTCGCGAAGCACAATTCATCATACACGAAATCGAGAGACTACAGAAATCCTATGGCCGACAAAAGCGCACAGTGGATGCAATGCCAGAACCGGAACCAGAAATCGTGCAAGCTGTGCGCAGCATGTGCGAGATGCGACTACGTGAGATCTTCCAAGACGAACAGCACGACAAATTGTCACGGGACATGGCCGTCAACGATGTGCGCGCTAATGTCATTGATAAAGTGTGGTCTTCGTATCCGGATATTGAACCTGCGGCAATTGGCGAGGAGTTCAATCGCACGTGTCGTCTCATCTTTCGTGAACTGATCTTTGAGCGCAATCGTCGCTGTGATGGCCGCGATTACGACAGTCTCAGGAATATTAACTGCCAGGTGGACATGTATAAACCGTTGCATGGCTCCGCATTGTTTCAACGTGGACAGACGCAAGTCTTTTGCACCGTCAGCTTGGATTCACCCGAGAGCGCCATGAAGCTGGACACGCTGGCAGCGCTTGAAAGCGGCGGCTTGAAAGCCAAAAACTTTATGCTGCACTACGAGTTTCCTCCGTATGCCACAGGTGAAGTGGGTCGCATTGGGCCACTTGGACGTCGTGAGCTGGGACATGGTGCATTGGCGGAGCGTTCATTGTTGCCCACACTGCCACACGATTATCCATTCACGGTGCGATTGACATCGGAGGTGCTCGAATCGAATGGTAGCAGCAGCATGGCCAGCGTTTGTGGTGGCTCCTTGGCGCTGATGGATGCAGGTGTGCCTGTCACAGCACCTGCTGCTGGAGTGGCCATTGGATTAGTCACCAAATACGAGAATGATGATACGAAGCATCTGCAGGATTATCGCATATTGACTGACATATTGGGCATTGAGGATTATATGGGCGATATGGACATGAAAGTGGCGGGCACACGTAAAGGTTTCACGGCCATTCAAGCGGATCTCAAGATACCCGGAATACCATTGAAAGTAGTCATGGAATCACTGCAAAAAGCCACAGATGCCAAGTCGAAAATACTTGACATCATGGGTGAAGCCATCAGAGAACCACG CAAATACCGCAAGGAGTGCTGGCCTGTGAGTGAAAATCTTAGCGTAGAGCCGCATCAGCGTTCGCAGCTCATCGGTCCCAGTGGATTGCACATGAAGCGCATCTATCTGGAGACGGGCGCTTCTCTCACACCCGCCGACGACAGCAATTTCACTGTTTTTGCGCCCTCTCAGGCAGCTATGGATGAAGCCAAGGAGCTCATCGATGGCTACATGCAGAAGCAACGAGTGCCGGATTTGGAATTCGGTGGAATTTACTCTGCCAAAATCACAGAACTCCGAGACACAGGAGTCATGGTCATTCTGTATCCCAGCATGCCTCCAGCGCTGTTGCATAATTCGCAGCTGGACCAGCGCAAGATTGCACATCCCTCGGTGCTTGGGCTGGAGGTGGGACAGGACATTCAAGTCAAATACTTTGGTCGTGATCCCGTCTCCGGTTTCATGCGACTCTCACGTAAAGTGCTTCAGGGACCGGCGATTGGCATCACACGCAGTCACAACAAGGTTGCAGCAGCGGCAGATGAATCGTCGTCTTCCTCCTCGTGA
- the LOC133838066 gene encoding eIF-2-alpha kinase GCN2: MAAKESFRERQTQELEVIKSIFSTDVEDLRPQSDPTQWKPTDIRILLSPLRDSSNGLPQAYVCTKLHVTCPSKYPKLAPKIMLEESKGMSDQLLESLLNQLQEQSQQLRGEVMIYELAQTVQAFLLQHNKPPKGSFYDEMLQAKQKREQEQLDMQKQKETLERQTLIDEVERRKEIFKTEAKRRGEPRRSMSESNNRHPSSSESSENSSPYYRGHTYPNKCLDHRNTETLYFHKMGRQIQRGCCLGHSQRGCIAYSGVDMHSGQLLYITEWNVKYAQLEQPCSGGNGKCHWSAEPKCAGNHRVDELIATIEKQVATLAQLQHKNLIQYECVLCIKRKEGLLVYLVQDFLLGTSVFSISSTLGWCMDGARMVARGVLDALVFLHNKGVSHSHLLDSTVFMDNAGNIRCTDFSLVPSLLELIGGAGQSSSRGDLPALGALVESLMSTNSYEMRDFVDKCNSDRTLSASELLEHPFLRLYVDNTQQQHMAVQHTQHRNSLMPQPTHAHLAVQRAVVPFQIPSLVLSQSRLRTEFEVLMYLGKGAFGDVLKVRNILDNREYAIKRIPLPARSRQLYKKMTREVELLSRLNHENVVRYFNSWIESVSDADAAEMDKVLGGDWSQSQEMSTKPAKSPQLGIAVPEDESDDESSSMWNGYMPHMEDSDSDGIEFVDSDGQVAVYTDDDEADNDKEEKTNSPHPQMQVMYIQMEFCEKCTLRTAIDDNLFENTDRLWRLFREIAEGLSHIHQQGMIHRDLKPVNIFLDSHDQIKIGDFGLATTSFLALQSHAEYPTHSATQHVTSTEDNTGTGKVGTTLYVAPELTGNASKSVYNQKVDMYTLGIILFEMCQPPFDTSMERAQTIMALRTTSIVIPDKMLQDAKNEKTIKMLRWLLNHDPAQRPTAEELLVSDLVPPAELEANELQEMLRHALANPQSKAYKNLVARCLQQESDEVLEHTYHLSSSRAMKSWNSAIVIDDIVSLNPLIEFVKGKVVNVFRKHGAIEVDSPLLSPLSSRNCSANANPNAVHLMTHSGCVVLLPCDLRTQFARHVTMNGVNLIRRYCVDRVYREERVFNFHPKQNYECCFDIVTPSTNSQLVDAELLSLAFEITSELPRLKERNIAIRMNHTNLLRAILIFCNVPKSQYGTLFEGFMDFIEGRISRFQFHSSITVIMEKSRTSAQTLMDMLLANFLLTNSRSSVDESALKSLMRGKGEAASLARGALRELETVVALAFSLGVKCPINIWAGLPISFERASNGGIVWQMTADLKPNRSGHPSVLAMGERYDAMLHEFQKQAQSFNPALPTRGVLSGAGLSFSLDKLVAAVGMEYAKDCRAIDIGICVCGTRTPLKDVTYIMRLLWSAGIRCGIVETASGCGEEAQDLARLGALHVILVAENGALRVRSFDRDRFQERHVTRPELAEFIQKMMRSEAANGGAVVDYSSQMSNMSNSGGGGRGENGLSTSGSSANIKSSYGQLPNLQVIFLTHDKPTANYKRRLENQVAHQMSSTLAQFVKQETFVVLVVDLPPAVLNAIVGAINPREMRKKETEPEMNFVIERFPKYKRYISEIHEEVVDLLSDAKTPIVALYSISDSYYRVII; the protein is encoded by the exons ATGGCTGCGAAAGAATCATTTCGCGAAAGGCAAACTCAGGAATTGGAGGTTATAAAG TCAATTTTCAGCACCGATGTCGAGGACTTGAGACCACAAAGTGATCCCACACAATGGAAGCCCACCGACATACGCATCTTGTTGAGTCCCCTGCGGGACTCTTCAAATGGGCTGCCACAAGCTTATGTGTGCACCAAGTTGCACGTTACTTGCCCCTCCAAGTATCCCAAACT TGCTCCCAAAATAATGCTGGAAGAGTCGAAGGGCATGTCGGATCAGCTGTTGGAATCGCTGCTCAATCAGCTGCAGGAACAATCTCAGCAGCTGCGCGGCGAAGTGATGATCTATGAGCTTGCCCAGACAGTCCAAGCATTTCTGCTGCAGCATAACAAGCCGCCCAAGGGTTCGTTCTACGATGAAATGCTGCAGGCGAAACAAAAGCGTGAACAGGAGCAATTGGATATGCAGAAGCAAAAAGAGACGCTGGAGCGACAGACGCTCATCGATGAGGTGGAGAGACGCAAAGAGATTTTCAAAACGGAGGCCAAGCGACGTGGCGAACCAAGGCGCAGCATGAGCGAGTCCAACAATCGACATCCCAGCTCTTCGGAGAGCTCGGAGAACTCGTCGCCTTATTATCGTGGACACACATATCCCAACAAGTGTCTGGATCATCGCAATACGGAAACGCTCTATTTCCACAAAATGGGCAGACAAATCCAAAGAGGCTGTTGCTTAG GACACTCGCAGCGTGGTTGCATCGCCTACTCCGGAGTGGATATGCACAGTGGACAGCTGCTCTACATAACAGAGTGGAATGTGAAATATGCACAGCTAGAGCAGCCCTGCAGTGGAGGCAATGGCAAATGCCATTGGAGCGCAGAGCCCAAGTGTGCGGGTAATCATCGTGTGGATGAACTGATAGCGACCATAGAGAAACAGGTGGCGACATTGGCGCAACTGCAGCACAAGAATCTTATACAATACGAATGCGTGTTGTGCATCAAACGCAAGGAAGGATTGCTTGTCTATCTGGTGCAGGATTTCCTGCTAGGCACAAGTGTCTTCAGCATCTCTTCGACGCTGGGTTGGTGCATGGATGGCGCACGCATGGTGGCACGTGGCGTGCTGGATGCTTTGGTGTTTCTACACAACAAAGGTGTCTCCCATAGCCATCTACTTGACAGTACCGTGTTCATGGACAATGCGGGAAATATACGCTGCACAGACTTCTCGCTGGTGCCCAGTTTGTTGGAGCTTATCGGCGGCGCTGGGCAGAGCAGCAGCCGCGGAGATTTGCCTGCCTTGGGTGCGCTCGTTGAGTCGCTGATGTCAACCAACAGCTACGAGATGCGCGACTTTGTagacaa ATGTAATTCAGATCGCACGCTGTCCGCCTCGGAGTTGCTGGAGCATCCGTTTCTGCGCCTCTACGTGGacaacacacagcagcaacacatgGCTGTGCAGCACACGCAGCATCGCAATTCTTTAATGCCACAACCCACGCACGCTCATTTGGCTGTGCAACGTGCTGTTGTGCCCTTTCAAATCCCTTCGTTGGTTTTGAGTCAATCTCGTTTGCGCACCGAGTTCGAGGTGCTGATGTATTTGGGCAAAGGCGCCTTTGGCGATGTACTTAAAGTGCGCAACATTCTGGACAATCGAGAGTATGCCATTAAGCGCATACCGCTGCCGGCGAGAAGTCGTCAGCTGTATAAAAAGATGACGCGTGAAGTGGAGTTGCTGTCGCGTCTCAATCACGAGAATGTTGTGCGTTATTTCAACAGTTGGATTGAGAGTGTTAGCGATGCAGATGCCGCCGAAATGGACAAAGTTCTGGGCGGTGATTGGTCACAAAGTCAAGAGATGAGCACAAAGCCAGCCAAGTCGCCGCAGCTTGGAATCGCTGTGCCGGAGGATGAGTCCGATGATGAGTCGTCCAGCATGTGGAATGGCTACAT GCCACACATGGAGGACTCTGATTCGGATGGCATTGAGTTCGTTGACTCCGATGGCCAAGTGGCTGTCTACACTGACGATGATGAAGCTGACAATGACAAGGAGGAGAAAACCAATTCGCCGCATCCTCAGATGCAGGTTATGTACATTCAAATGGAATTCTGCGAAAAGTGCACACTGCG CACTGCCATCGATGACAATCTGTTTGAGAACACGGATCGCTTGTGGCGTCTGTTTCGCGAGATTGCCGAGGGTTTGTCGCACATCCATCAGCAGGGCATGATTCATCGCGACTTGAAGCCTGTCAACATTTTCCTTGACTCGCAtgatcaaatcaaaattggcGATTTCGGGCTTGCCACAACGAGTTTTCTGGCGCTGCAATCTCACG CGGAATATCCAACACATTCAGCGACACAGCATGTGACGTCGACGGAAGATAACACGGGTACTGGAAAAGTGGGCACCACGCTTTATGTGGCGCCTGAGCTGACAGGAAATGCTTCAAAGTCTGTGTACAATCAGAAGGTGGACATGTACACGCTGGGCATCATACTGTTTGAGATGTGTCAGCCGCCTTTTGACACTAGCATGGAACGCGCACAAACTATCATGGCATTGCGAACAACATCGATTGTTATACCTGACAAAATGCTGCAGGATGCGAAGAACGAGAAGACCATAAAG ATGCTACGCTGGCTGCTTAACCATGATCCCGCCCAGCGACCCACAGCTGAAGAGTTGCTTGTCTCAGATCTGGTGCCACCCGCTGAACTGGAAGCCAATGAGCTGCAGGAGATGCTCCGCCATGCTCTGGCCAATCCTCAGAGCAAAGCCTACAAGAATCTCGTGGCACGCTGTCTGCAGCAGGAAAGCGACGAGGTGTTGGAACACACTTATCATTTGAGCAGCAGTCGCGCCATGAAATCCTGGAATTCGGCCATCGTTATCGATGACATTGTGTCTCTCAATCCGCTCATAGAGTTTGTCAAGGGCAAAGTGGTGAATGTGTTTCGCAAACACGGCGCCATCGAGGTCGATTCTCCGCTGCTGTCACCGCTCTCCTCACGCAATTGCAGCGCCAATGCGAATCCGAATGCGGTGCATCTAATGACCCATTCGGGTTGTGTGGTGCTGTTGCCCTGCGATCTGCGCACACAGTTTGCTCGACATGTCACAATGAACGGCGTGAATCTCATACGTCGCTATTGCGTGGATCGTGTTTATCGCGAAGAACGCGTTTTCAACTTCCATCCGAAGCAGAATTACGAGTGCTGCTTTGACATCGTTACGCCGAGCACAAACAGCCAACTGGTGGATGCGGAACTGCTTTCGTTGGCCTTTGAGATCACCAGCGAGTTGCCCAGGTTAAAGGAGCGCAACATTGCCATACGCATGAATCACACGAATCTGCTGCGCGCCATTCTCATCTTTTGCAATGTACCCAAGTCACAATATGGCACTTTATTCGAGGGCTTCATGGACTTTATTGAGGGTCGCATTTCGCGATTCCAGTTCCATTCGAGCATAACGGTTATCATGGAGAAGTCTCGCACTTCTGCGCAGACCTTGATGGACATGTTGTTGGCCAACTTTTTGCTGACCAACTCCAGAAGCAGCGTTGATGAATCTGCATTAAAGTCGCTGATGCGAGGCAAAGGAGAAGCTGCTTCGTTAGCTCGCGGCGCTTTGCGGGAGCTGGAAACTGTGGTGGCATTGGCTTTTAGTCTGGGCGTGAAG TGTCCCATTAACATCTGGGCCGGTCTGCCAATTAGTTTTGAGCGCGCTAGCAACGGTGGCATTGTCTGGCAAATGACCGCGGACCTCAAGCCCAATCGCTCGGGTCATCCTTCAGTGCTGGCCATGGGCGAGCGTTATGATGCCATGCTGCACGAGTTCCAGAAGCAGGCTCAAAGTTTTAATCCCGCTCTGCCCACACGTGGTGTGCTCAGCGGTGCTGGACTCTCGTTCTCGCTGGACAAACTTGTGGCTGCCGTGGGCATGGAGTATGCCAAGGATTGTCGTGCCATCGACATAGGAATCTGTGTGTGCGGCACTCGCACCCCTCTCAAAGATGTCACCTACATAATGCGTCTGCTGTGGTCCGCTGGCATACGCTGTGGTATTGTGGAGACCGCCAGCGGTTGCGGCGAAGAGGCGCAGGATTTGGCTCGACTGGGTGCCTTGCATGTTATCCTGGTGGCTGAGAATGGAGCGTTGCGAGTGCGTTCCTTTGATCGCGATCGCTTCCAGGAACGACACGTGACGCGCCCCGAACTCGCAGAGTTTATACAGAAAATGATGCGCAGTGAGGCAGCTAACGGCGGAGCTGTCGTTGACTACAGCAGTCAGATGTCTAACATGAGCAACAGCGGAGGCGGTGGACGTGGCGAGAATGGACTCAGCACATCGGGCAGCAGTGCGAATATCAAGAGCAGCTACGGTCAGTTGCCCAATTTGCAGGTGATCTTCCTCACCCACGACAAACCAACGGCCAATTATAAGCGACGTCTGGAGAATCAGGTGGCGCATCAGATGAGCTCAACGTTGGCGCAGTTCGTCAAACAGGAGACGTTTGTGGTGCTGGTGGTGGATTTGCCGCCAGCGGTGTTAAATGCCATAGTTGGTGCCATCAATCCGCGAGAGATGCGCAAAAAAGAGACTGAACCCGAAATGAATTTTGTGATCGAAAG ATTTCCGAAATATAAGCGCTATATATCTGAAATACACGAGGAAGTCGTGGATCTACTAAGTGATGCCAAGACACCAATTGTGGCCTTGTACAGCATTTCCGATTCCTATTACCGTGTCATCATCTAG
- the LOC133838071 gene encoding uncharacterized protein LOC133838071: MAETRVVVQLTENHGSDQENAASIADDVPFGGELNVLDKKTLRLLCCQNATKPQVMVAQKLRFDALYVNNNEEHKLRELNTLLNNLFEEQRDCLLLHLTAQRGYNLMLLVDTLIVQINVKLQQQCLKLVQCDMHYRHIVEGNSCNSLDAHCVFQDTKQLMAWLLNEYRLRTSLAQGHEAFQVEYSVVHPEQGYRFSVNLHIVLVAMEELCRGTLCSFRCYFSNDPISAALSITELTSYVRHAGEQVADKPLYLLMLCHVLVTDRKISCKHVQMLGLANLACKHEQDQQKDHYEPQAITPISSHNPLLQFEQLSNSLKEVNDCFKLVQGFMLQYQEQEQQLQDIRQSFNQECSNFVPALLASKEHLLQVVNSMTQQ; encoded by the exons ATGGCTGAAACACGCGTTGTTGTGCAACTCACTGAAAACCATGGCAGCGATCAAGAAAATGCCGCCAGCATTGCAGATGATGTTCCCTTTGGCGGCGAACTCAACGTGCTGGATAAGAAAACATTACGTTTATTATGCtgccaaaatgcaacaaaaccTCAAGTGATGGTGGCCCAAAAACTACGCTTCGATGCACTTTACGTCAATAACAATGAAGAGCACAAACTACGTGAACTAAACACTTTGCTAAACAATCTGTTTGAGGAGCAACGcgactgtttgttgttgcatctGACAGCTCAACGTGGATACAATTTAATGTTGCTGGTCGACACGCTGATTGTGCAGATCAATGtgaagctgcaacagcaatgcTTGAAGCTAGTACAATGCGACATGCACTACAGACACATTGTCGAAGGCAATAGTTGCAATTCGTTGGACGCGCATTGCGTATTCCAGGATACAAAGCAATTGATGGCCTGGCTACTCAACGAGTATCGTTTGCGCACCTCGTTAGCCCAAGGACACGAAGCCTTCCAGGTGGAATACTCGGTAGTCCACCCGGAGCAGGGATATCGATTCAGTGTCAACTTGCACATTGTGCTTGTGGCCATGGAGGAGCTTTGTCGCGGCACTTTGTGCAGTTTCCGTTGCTACTTCAGCAATGATCCCATCTCGGCTGCTCTCTCGATCACCGAATTGACTTCCTATGTGCGCCATGCAGGCGAACAGGTTGCAGACAAGCCTTTGTACTTGCTGATGTTGTGTCACGTGCTGGTCACCGACAGAAAAATCAGTTGTAAACATGTGCAGATGCTTGGTCTGGCCAATTTGGCTTGCAAGCACGAGCAGGATCAACAAAAGGAT CACTACGAACCGCAGGCAATCACTCCTATTTCAAGCCACAATCCTCTCTTGCAATTTGAGCAGCTTAGCAACAGTTTGAAGGAGGTCAATGATTGCTTCAAGCTAGTCCAAGGATTCATGTTGCAGTATCAAGAACAGGAGCAACAACTGCAGGATATTCGCCAGAGTTTCAATCAGGAATGCAGCAACTTTGTGCCTGCTCTGCTAGCTTCTAAAGAGCATCTGCTACAGGTTGTGAATTCAATGACGCAGCagtaa